The following coding sequences lie in one Paenibacillus durus ATCC 35681 genomic window:
- a CDS encoding lytic transglycosylase domain-containing protein: MNINPAVASETGQLNWINLRSSADAGVSAKNNKSSTSGASRFEAVLADQSSSSGEVKARTAAPEDGLLWQKVGAVGAGGISGEIAGADVNGAADAAAKPTSYENLIQAASSKYGVPTDLIKAVIDTESSFNPNVVSSAGAKGLMQLMDGTAEGLGVSDPFDPAQSIDGGVRYLSYQLNRFNGQEKMALAAYNAGPARVIKLGVSTDEELMQQLDKLPEETQAYIAKIERARAKYAV, translated from the coding sequence ATGAATATTAATCCCGCCGTCGCCAGCGAGACTGGCCAATTGAATTGGATTAACCTAAGAAGCTCAGCTGATGCAGGCGTTTCGGCAAAAAATAATAAAAGCTCCACATCGGGAGCATCTCGATTCGAGGCTGTTCTTGCGGATCAATCATCATCTTCCGGTGAGGTGAAGGCCCGAACTGCTGCGCCCGAAGACGGGCTGCTATGGCAGAAAGTCGGGGCCGTGGGGGCAGGCGGTATTTCCGGGGAAATAGCGGGAGCGGATGTTAATGGAGCTGCGGATGCAGCGGCAAAACCGACCAGCTATGAAAATCTTATTCAGGCGGCGTCGTCCAAATACGGAGTGCCTACCGATCTGATTAAAGCGGTCATTGATACGGAATCCTCTTTCAATCCGAATGTTGTTTCCTCAGCGGGAGCCAAGGGACTGATGCAGCTAATGGATGGCACCGCCGAAGGGCTCGGGGTATCCGATCCGTTCGATCCGGCGCAAAGCATTGACGGAGGCGTCCGCTACTTGTCGTATCAGCTGAATCGGTTTAACGGACAGGAGAAAATGGCGCTTGCTGCCTATAACGCTGGTCCGGCCCGCGTGATCAAGCTCGGGGTTAGCACGGACGAAGAACTGATGCAGCAATTGGACAAGCTGCCGGAAGAGACGCAGGCCTATATTGCCAAAATCGAACGCGCCCGCGCCAAATATGCAGTATAG
- a CDS encoding LCP family protein, translating to MSTRNNSLPPRSRGQSSGGRKPAGPSSKKAVRKQKPGFWARLGRMLLILVLLSALVVVGYFLYLYYKLDSGVLNTGVDKPVSAGNSAKVKPLTLLLLGTDYRPKHESYLTDVIMVASLNPQTESATIVSLPRDTYMELDGYKRTKINAFYPRFKVKEETSGISAEDEMKTMMGKYLGVRIDYVTVINFQGFREAVDELGGVKVNISEDMCYTDSVDGTDINLKKGPAELKGDDALDYVRYRKSNCKPETKPSDDLDRNRRQSEVLHSLMDQMQSLGGAVKIGGVLDAINDNMQTDIEKDQIKNMIAAYWKMSKDNVEFKPVTGTWHSPYVYINEKSLDAAKQSLRDRQAGVAPAASAAQ from the coding sequence ATGAGTACTAGAAATAACAGTTTGCCTCCGAGATCCAGAGGACAGAGCAGCGGTGGCAGGAAGCCCGCAGGGCCGTCTTCCAAGAAGGCGGTCCGCAAACAAAAACCTGGCTTTTGGGCCAGGCTTGGAAGAATGCTGTTGATTCTCGTATTGCTGTCGGCGCTCGTCGTGGTCGGCTACTTCTTGTATTTGTACTACAAGCTGGACAGCGGTGTGCTGAATACGGGTGTCGATAAACCGGTGTCCGCCGGAAACTCAGCCAAAGTCAAGCCTCTGACGCTGCTGCTGCTCGGTACGGATTACCGGCCGAAGCATGAATCGTATCTGACGGATGTCATCATGGTGGCCTCGCTCAATCCGCAGACGGAATCGGCAACCATCGTTTCGCTTCCCCGTGATACGTATATGGAGCTGGATGGGTACAAGAGAACGAAGATCAATGCGTTTTATCCGCGTTTCAAAGTCAAGGAAGAGACCTCCGGCATCTCCGCTGAGGACGAAATGAAGACGATGATGGGTAAATATCTGGGAGTCAGGATCGACTACGTAACCGTGATTAATTTTCAGGGCTTCCGGGAGGCGGTCGACGAGCTTGGCGGGGTGAAAGTCAACATCAGCGAGGATATGTGCTATACGGACAGCGTGGACGGCACCGACATCAATCTGAAAAAGGGTCCGGCCGAGCTAAAAGGCGACGACGCGCTCGATTATGTCCGTTACCGCAAATCCAACTGTAAACCGGAAACGAAACCCTCTGACGATCTCGACCGCAACCGGCGCCAAAGCGAGGTATTGCATTCGCTCATGGACCAGATGCAATCGCTGGGGGGAGCTGTAAAAATCGGCGGGGTGCTGGATGCGATCAACGATAACATGCAGACTGACATCGAGAAGGATCAGATCAAGAACATGATCGCAGCTTATTGGAAAATGTCCAAGGATAACGTGGAATTTAAGCCCGTGACCGGCACCTGGCACAGCCCTTATGTATATATTAACGAAAAGTCTCTTGATGCCGCGAAGCAGAGTCTGAGGGACCGGCAGGCTGGAGTAGCTCCGGCGGCGTCCGCAGCTCAGTAG
- a CDS encoding TerC family protein, whose amino-acid sequence MESIWLLGEILMVNLVLSGDNAVVIAMASKNLPDRHRKKAVWWGAAGAVLLRCILTLAAVLLLKIPYIQAGGGLMLLWIAFKLLLEEEDHIRVSEGSTVWKAIRTILAADFIMSLDNVLAIAGLAKGDLALIVIGIALSIPVVVWGSGIITGWLHRFPFLIYLGAYILAYTSGEMLLQDAKLGAMLSFLLPTLHSLLPVALGVAVVAAGGIKRHTPRAG is encoded by the coding sequence ATGGAATCGATATGGCTGCTTGGGGAAATCTTAATGGTGAATTTAGTGCTCAGCGGAGACAATGCCGTAGTGATCGCGATGGCGAGCAAAAACCTGCCGGACAGGCACCGGAAAAAGGCCGTATGGTGGGGAGCGGCAGGGGCTGTGCTTCTGCGCTGCATCCTGACGCTGGCGGCGGTGCTGCTGCTGAAAATCCCTTATATTCAGGCTGGCGGCGGCCTCATGCTGCTCTGGATAGCATTCAAGCTGCTGCTGGAGGAGGAAGATCATATCCGCGTGAGCGAAGGCTCGACGGTATGGAAGGCAATCCGGACCATTTTGGCGGCGGATTTTATTATGAGTCTCGACAATGTCCTTGCCATTGCGGGACTGGCGAAGGGCGATTTGGCTCTAATTGTCATCGGGATTGCGCTCAGCATTCCGGTCGTTGTATGGGGCAGCGGCATTATCACCGGGTGGCTGCACCGCTTTCCGTTCCTTATTTATCTAGGCGCTTATATTCTGGCCTACACCTCCGGGGAGATGCTCCTTCAGGACGCCAAGCTGGGCGCGATGCTGTCTTTCCTGCTGCCCACTCTTCATTCTTTACTGCCGGTTGCGCTGGGCGTTGCCGTCGTGGCGGCTGGCGGGATCAAGCGGCATACCCCAAGAGCGGGGTAG
- a CDS encoding PhoH family protein: MKKIFVLDTNVLLHDPNSIFSFKENEVIIPAVVLEEIDNKKRNADEIGRNARTVSRLLDGLRERGHLHSGVELEHGGKLKVELNHRSFIKVQEMFGEVSTDNRILAVALNYLQEESEKADPRPVVLVSKDVLVRIKADVLGITPEDYLSDRTGDLDELYAGYQTLPVHPALIDEYYSNRSLSVKQLQLTYPLYPHEFIILKDEIGSGKSALLKVSSDGSRLEPLYLGNDPVWGISARNAQQRMALELLLNEEIPLVTITGKAGTGKTLLALAAGLFKVEDEHKYKKLLIARPVVPMGKDIGYLPGEKDEKLRPWMQPIYDNLEFLFDTKKAGDIDKILMGLGSIQVEALTYIRGRSIPGQFIIIDEAQNLSRHEVKTIVSRAGEGSKVILMGDPEQIDHPYLDAASNGLSYIVEKFKQQGISGHITLEKGERSRLAQLAADLL; encoded by the coding sequence ATGAAAAAGATCTTTGTACTGGATACCAATGTACTGCTTCACGACCCCAATTCGATTTTTTCGTTTAAAGAGAATGAAGTCATCATTCCCGCTGTGGTGCTGGAAGAGATCGATAATAAAAAACGGAACGCCGATGAAATCGGACGCAATGCCCGTACGGTGTCCCGCCTGCTCGACGGACTTCGCGAGCGGGGTCATCTGCACAGCGGTGTGGAGCTTGAGCACGGGGGCAAGTTGAAGGTCGAACTGAATCATCGCAGCTTCATCAAGGTGCAGGAGATGTTCGGCGAGGTATCCACTGACAATCGGATTTTGGCTGTGGCGCTTAATTATTTGCAAGAGGAGAGCGAGAAGGCCGATCCCCGGCCAGTCGTGCTCGTAAGCAAGGATGTTCTGGTCCGTATTAAGGCCGATGTGCTCGGCATTACGCCGGAGGATTATTTATCCGACCGCACAGGCGACTTGGATGAACTGTACGCCGGGTACCAGACACTGCCTGTTCACCCGGCGCTGATCGACGAGTATTACAGCAACCGTTCCCTTTCCGTCAAGCAGCTGCAGTTGACCTATCCGCTGTATCCCCATGAATTTATTATCCTGAAGGATGAGATCGGCAGCGGCAAATCGGCGCTGCTCAAGGTAAGCAGCGACGGCAGCCGTCTGGAGCCGCTCTATCTCGGCAACGATCCCGTATGGGGAATCAGCGCCCGTAATGCGCAGCAGCGGATGGCGCTCGAACTCTTGCTTAATGAGGAAATTCCGCTTGTCACCATCACCGGCAAAGCAGGAACGGGCAAGACGCTCCTGGCGCTTGCCGCCGGACTGTTCAAGGTTGAGGATGAGCATAAATACAAGAAGCTGCTGATTGCCCGGCCTGTCGTTCCGATGGGCAAGGACATCGGCTATCTGCCTGGTGAAAAAGACGAAAAGCTCCGGCCGTGGATGCAGCCGATATACGATAATCTGGAGTTCCTGTTCGACACGAAGAAAGCCGGCGACATCGACAAAATTCTGATGGGTCTCGGCAGCATTCAGGTTGAGGCGCTGACCTATATCCGCGGCCGCTCCATTCCGGGACAATTCATCATCATCGATGAAGCGCAAAATCTGTCACGCCACGAAGTCAAGACGATTGTCTCCAGAGCGGGCGAGGGCAGCAAGGTTATTCTGATGGGCGACCCTGAGCAGATCGACCATCCTTATCTCGATGCCGCAAGCAATGGGCTCAGCTATATTGTGGAAAAGTTCAAGCAGCAGGGCATAAGCGGTCATATTACACTGGAAAAAGGGGAACGATCCCGCTTGGCTCAACTGGCTGCGGATTTGTTGTAG
- a CDS encoding cysteine desulfurase family protein: protein MIYWDYAAAAPPYDEVARTVEQLMRLHYANPSSLHRAGAEAAALIERAREVSAAALGVLPGEIRFTSGATESNNLAIKGAALQYTGRGRHIITTEIEHPSVYESCLQLQQMGWEVTFIRPDANGTVNPSEVAGAVRRDTVLVSVMHVNNEIGSVQPLAEISRAVKSANPRTLFHVDGVQGFGKLPGDPRDFGADLYSLSPHKIRGPRGSGLLYVKEGVQLFPLLSGGSHEGGLRAGTENLPAIVAGAKAVRMASEWRGEFVSRILPLRNRLLAFLREIPEFIVNSSEKGAPHIVHFSYPGMKGEVMARQLEQLGMLVSTRSACSSRLAEPSRVLLAIGRDESAALGGIRISFGDEHTAGDVAALEQALLGAIKALKIAEGGMR, encoded by the coding sequence ATGATTTATTGGGATTATGCCGCCGCCGCGCCGCCCTATGATGAGGTCGCGCGCACGGTGGAGCAGCTAATGAGGCTGCATTATGCGAATCCCTCTTCGCTGCACCGGGCCGGAGCCGAGGCTGCCGCTCTGATTGAACGGGCCCGGGAAGTAAGTGCCGCTGCGCTTGGCGTTCTCCCCGGGGAGATCAGATTCACCTCCGGGGCAACGGAAAGCAACAACCTGGCCATTAAAGGCGCCGCTTTGCAGTATACGGGAAGAGGCCGCCATATCATAACGACGGAGATCGAGCATCCTTCCGTCTATGAGAGCTGCCTGCAGCTGCAACAAATGGGCTGGGAAGTCACCTTCATCCGGCCTGATGCAAATGGTACGGTGAACCCTTCAGAGGTTGCCGGGGCAGTACGGCGCGATACGGTCCTTGTAAGCGTAATGCACGTCAATAACGAAATCGGCTCGGTGCAGCCGCTGGCGGAGATCAGCCGCGCCGTCAAATCGGCTAACCCCCGGACGCTGTTCCATGTGGACGGCGTTCAGGGGTTCGGCAAGCTCCCCGGAGATCCCCGGGATTTCGGAGCGGACTTGTACAGCTTGTCTCCGCATAAAATCCGTGGTCCCCGCGGAAGCGGCCTGCTGTATGTCAAAGAAGGGGTTCAATTGTTCCCGCTGCTGAGCGGCGGCTCCCATGAGGGCGGCCTACGTGCCGGAACGGAAAATCTCCCGGCGATCGTCGCCGGAGCCAAAGCGGTGCGGATGGCCTCCGAGTGGCGGGGAGAATTCGTCTCCCGCATACTGCCGCTCCGGAACAGGCTGCTGGCATTTTTGCGGGAAATACCCGAATTCATCGTGAATAGCAGCGAAAAGGGAGCGCCTCATATCGTGCATTTTTCTTATCCCGGCATGAAAGGCGAGGTTATGGCGCGACAGCTTGAGCAGCTCGGCATGCTGGTATCCACCCGCTCCGCGTGTTCATCGCGGCTGGCCGAACCGAGCCGTGTACTGCTCGCGATCGGCAGGGATGAAAGTGCGGCGCTTGGCGGCATTCGCATCAGCTTCGGGGATGAGCATACCGCAGGCGATGTTGCCGCTTTGGAACAGGCGCTGCTTGGCGCAATTAAAGCTTTGAAGATTGCTGAAGGAGGCATGCGGTAA
- a CDS encoding YhcN/YlaJ family sporulation lipoprotein gives MRKSICLLLVLLLLLTSCGMAKKGSSPSPQDKQSAGHGVNYGERGVRPLADDGTAVVSPRDAELKYHLEQLAKRVPGVKGAHCVVMGNTAVVGIDVDGSLSRSRVGTVKYSVAEAFRKDHRGINALVTADVDMASRIAELSRHFRQGRPVSGFAAEMADIIGRIIPQAPEDTTPRGQH, from the coding sequence ATGAGAAAATCAATTTGTCTGTTGCTGGTCCTTCTACTGCTGCTGACAAGCTGCGGTATGGCTAAAAAAGGATCATCACCCTCTCCTCAGGATAAACAATCGGCAGGGCATGGCGTGAATTACGGGGAACGCGGGGTAAGACCGCTAGCCGACGATGGAACGGCCGTTGTCTCCCCAAGAGACGCCGAGCTTAAATATCATCTGGAACAGCTGGCCAAAAGAGTGCCTGGCGTCAAGGGAGCACACTGCGTCGTAATGGGCAACACCGCGGTTGTCGGTATCGACGTGGACGGGTCGCTCAGCCGCTCCAGAGTGGGAACAGTGAAATACTCGGTCGCCGAGGCTTTTCGCAAAGACCACAGAGGCATTAACGCGCTTGTGACCGCGGATGTCGACATGGCATCACGAATTGCCGAGCTGAGCCGCCACTTCCGTCAAGGCCGCCCTGTCTCCGGCTTTGCCGCCGAGATGGCCGATATCATCGGCCGGATCATTCCTCAGGCTCCCGAAGATACAACCCCCCGGGGTCAGCATTAA
- the typA gene encoding translational GTPase TypA, with product MHSREQIRNIAIIAHVDHGKTTLVDQLLQQSGIFREHETVQERAMDSNDLERERGITILAKNTAITYKDFLINIVDTPGHADFGGEVERIMKMVDGVLLVVDAYEGCMPQTKFVLRKALEQNLTPIVVVNKIDRPAARPSEVIDEVLDLFIELEANDEQLEFPVVYASALNGTSSLDPEKQDDNMLALYETIIEHIPSPTESVEESMQFLVTLMDYNEYLGRIAIGRVNRGVIRQGQAVTVIQRDGKHKSARIEKLFGFQGLKRVETEEAGAGDIVAIAGIKDINIGETIADPANPEALPVLKIDEPTMQMTFLVNNSPFAGKEGKWITSRKLRERLFKELETDVSLRVDETDSPDAFIVSGRGELHLGILIENMRREGYELQVSKPEVIVKEIDGAKMEPLERLLIDVPEDSMGAVMESLGTRKAEMVNMINTGNGQVRLEFLIPARGLIGYNTHFLTLTRGYGVMNHAFDSYAPLIGGQVGGRHQGVLVSTETGTSTFYGLMGVEDRGIMFLEPGTDIYEGMIVGEHTRDNDIVVNICKEKALTNVRSATKDDTVKLKTPRLFSLEQALEYLNDDEYCEITPKSVRLRKKILNKSERERAEKHRKMAEANM from the coding sequence ATGCATTCAAGAGAACAAATTCGCAACATTGCGATTATCGCCCACGTTGACCATGGCAAAACGACACTCGTCGACCAATTGCTGCAGCAATCGGGGATTTTCCGCGAGCACGAGACGGTACAGGAGCGCGCCATGGATTCCAACGATCTGGAACGGGAACGCGGCATTACGATTCTGGCAAAGAACACAGCCATTACTTATAAAGATTTCCTGATCAATATTGTGGATACGCCCGGACACGCAGACTTCGGCGGAGAAGTGGAACGGATTATGAAGATGGTTGACGGCGTGCTGCTTGTCGTTGATGCGTATGAGGGCTGTATGCCGCAGACGAAATTCGTGCTGCGCAAAGCGCTCGAACAAAATCTGACGCCGATTGTCGTCGTCAACAAAATCGACCGTCCGGCCGCCCGTCCGAGCGAAGTGATCGACGAAGTGCTGGACCTGTTCATCGAGCTTGAAGCTAACGATGAGCAACTTGAATTCCCGGTCGTCTACGCCTCCGCGCTGAACGGTACATCCAGCCTTGATCCGGAGAAACAGGATGACAACATGCTTGCCCTGTATGAAACAATCATCGAGCACATTCCGTCTCCGACGGAGAGCGTGGAAGAATCGATGCAGTTCCTTGTAACCTTGATGGACTATAACGAGTATCTGGGCCGTATTGCCATCGGCCGCGTCAACCGCGGTGTTATCCGCCAAGGCCAGGCAGTTACAGTCATTCAGCGCGATGGCAAGCACAAGTCGGCGCGCATCGAGAAGCTGTTCGGGTTCCAAGGGCTGAAGCGCGTAGAGACGGAGGAAGCCGGCGCGGGTGATATCGTGGCGATCGCCGGGATCAAGGACATCAACATCGGCGAGACCATCGCTGACCCTGCGAACCCTGAGGCTCTGCCTGTCCTGAAAATTGACGAGCCTACGATGCAAATGACCTTCCTGGTCAATAATTCCCCGTTCGCCGGTAAGGAAGGCAAGTGGATAACCTCCCGCAAGCTGCGCGAGCGTCTGTTCAAAGAGCTTGAGACCGACGTTTCCCTGCGCGTAGATGAAACCGACAGTCCCGACGCCTTTATCGTCTCAGGCCGCGGTGAGCTGCATCTCGGTATTCTGATCGAGAACATGCGCCGCGAAGGATACGAGCTGCAGGTTTCCAAGCCTGAGGTTATCGTCAAGGAAATCGACGGCGCTAAGATGGAGCCGCTCGAGCGACTGCTTATCGATGTGCCGGAAGACAGCATGGGCGCCGTTATGGAGAGCCTGGGGACCCGTAAGGCCGAAATGGTCAACATGATCAACACCGGCAACGGCCAGGTACGTCTGGAGTTCCTGATTCCGGCGCGCGGCCTGATCGGCTACAACACGCATTTCTTGACGCTGACACGCGGCTATGGCGTCATGAACCATGCGTTCGACAGCTACGCTCCGCTGATCGGCGGTCAGGTGGGCGGACGCCATCAGGGCGTGCTCGTCTCGACCGAGACCGGAACTTCCACCTTCTACGGCTTGATGGGCGTGGAAGATCGGGGCATCATGTTCCTGGAGCCGGGTACCGATATTTACGAAGGCATGATCGTGGGCGAGCATACGCGCGATAATGACATCGTTGTAAACATCTGTAAGGAAAAAGCATTGACCAACGTCCGTTCCGCTACAAAGGACGATACCGTCAAGCTGAAAACGCCTCGCCTGTTCTCGCTGGAGCAAGCGCTGGAATACCTGAACGATGACGAATATTGTGAAATCACGCCGAAATCCGTTCGCCTGCGCAAGAAAATTCTGAACAAGAGCGAACGCGAGCGTGCGGAGAAGCATCGTAAAATGGCCGAAGCCAATATGTAA
- a CDS encoding YlaH-like family protein — protein MQSWFAAHPLIAYVVIFILLTYVYNRVFRVNQKLSLLKEVMLYALMALGSGILLIFQHDKLPIIQCLLVAVGLMLLVRVRYFLEARQKRRAAADSAKRR, from the coding sequence TTGCAAAGTTGGTTTGCCGCGCACCCCTTGATTGCCTATGTCGTTATCTTTATTCTGCTTACTTATGTGTACAACCGGGTATTTCGGGTAAATCAGAAGCTGTCTCTGCTGAAGGAAGTTATGCTCTATGCGCTGATGGCCCTTGGTTCGGGCATTCTGCTTATTTTTCAGCATGATAAGCTGCCGATCATTCAGTGCCTGCTCGTCGCCGTCGGTCTGATGCTGCTCGTCCGGGTTCGCTATTTTCTAGAGGCAAGGCAGAAGCGCAGGGCAGCGGCTGATTCGGCAAAGAGGCGATAA
- a CDS encoding pyridoxamine 5'-phosphate oxidase family protein yields MSESAAQLTESLLKLLQNETFVLLNTVDAESGGPTSTVISWVYAVDSSTLRLAIDHRSRLVRNIKENPLVTLTVFGEETVHAINGSAVVKIDPLPDVPFELCCFDVQISAVRNALFYGAQLESAPKYAKAYDQRAAEKLDGQVFAAMQKA; encoded by the coding sequence ATGTCCGAATCCGCTGCCCAGCTTACCGAATCCCTGCTGAAGTTGCTGCAGAACGAAACATTTGTGCTGCTTAATACCGTTGATGCGGAAAGCGGCGGCCCTACGTCTACGGTTATTTCGTGGGTCTATGCAGTGGATTCTTCCACGCTCAGACTGGCGATTGATCACCGTTCCAGGCTGGTCAGAAACATAAAGGAGAATCCCCTGGTAACTTTGACTGTCTTTGGGGAAGAAACGGTTCATGCCATTAATGGCAGCGCGGTCGTTAAGATCGATCCGCTTCCGGATGTTCCGTTCGAGCTGTGCTGCTTCGATGTGCAAATTTCGGCGGTGCGAAATGCGCTTTTTTATGGCGCGCAGTTAGAATCCGCTCCCAAATATGCCAAGGCATATGATCAGCGTGCGGCGGAGAAGCTGGATGGACAAGTATTTGCCGCAATGCAAAAAGCCTAG
- a CDS encoding ABC transporter substrate-binding protein: MLKRKNYWLLFAILLLSLTSLSPSMDLNQTDDSPALNEYQSQSQSSSPRKKGEPAHLRISVSLSYKEFRELQKISGHYALSSGVTVELNNLGEAAGDDALMNELTIGNRPDIVMTETHHIRELAQQGYLLPVDVYRSSPGGTPLTPLLPLLQWNGYVWGMPLDIDPYVFVYSPKVMEELGAEALPRTVDQWNRLLEHSLAKPGTYVLAMDAGSAYGVSALLESVSSSLFRGNREALDWIGRARSSIYLADKQDKGVWNMLREGKIAAAVLPLSEWQKSGGGDLVAEAPWRGDAAGDETLYSRSFALSAQTRSPEAAADWLSYITSARSQLDWLAGTGRLPAAEEPYRGGLPGGDSLPFDVGSLLTGGADQTGEPQADWSEITSAAGLLLTGKLDAAGFIKALSYSPEGEDHGL, from the coding sequence ATGCTGAAACGCAAAAATTACTGGCTGCTGTTTGCAATTTTGCTGCTGTCGCTGACGAGCTTATCTCCCAGTATGGACCTGAATCAAACGGATGATTCTCCTGCCTTGAACGAATATCAATCGCAATCGCAAAGCTCCTCCCCCCGGAAAAAGGGCGAGCCGGCCCATCTGCGGATATCGGTGTCGCTAAGCTACAAGGAGTTCCGCGAACTGCAAAAAATTAGCGGCCATTACGCATTATCCAGCGGAGTGACGGTAGAGCTGAACAATCTAGGAGAAGCAGCCGGAGACGATGCTTTGATGAATGAGCTGACGATCGGGAACAGGCCCGATATTGTGATGACAGAAACGCATCATATCAGGGAACTGGCGCAGCAGGGGTATTTGCTGCCGGTTGACGTATACCGGAGCTCGCCCGGGGGTACGCCGCTAACCCCGCTGCTGCCGCTGCTGCAATGGAACGGTTATGTCTGGGGCATGCCGCTGGATATTGATCCGTATGTCTTTGTCTATTCGCCAAAGGTGATGGAAGAGCTCGGAGCGGAGGCGCTGCCGAGAACGGTTGACCAGTGGAACCGGCTGCTGGAACACAGCCTCGCGAAGCCGGGTACATACGTGCTGGCGATGGATGCGGGCAGCGCTTACGGTGTGTCCGCCTTGCTGGAAAGTGTAAGCAGTTCCCTGTTTCGGGGGAACCGAGAGGCGCTTGACTGGATCGGGCGGGCGCGCAGCTCCATCTATTTGGCGGACAAGCAGGACAAAGGAGTCTGGAATATGCTTCGGGAGGGTAAGATCGCCGCAGCCGTGCTCCCGCTATCCGAGTGGCAGAAGAGCGGAGGCGGGGATCTGGTTGCGGAGGCGCCGTGGAGGGGAGATGCTGCCGGAGATGAGACGCTGTACAGCCGCAGCTTCGCCCTCTCCGCGCAGACCCGAAGTCCGGAGGCGGCGGCCGACTGGCTGTCGTACATAACATCAGCGAGGTCACAGCTGGATTGGCTGGCCGGCACCGGGCGGCTGCCTGCGGCGGAAGAACCGTACCGGGGCGGGCTTCCGGGCGGAGACAGTCTTCCATTTGACGTTGGCAGCTTGCTTACGGGTGGAGCCGACCAGACCGGAGAGCCTCAGGCCGATTGGAGCGAAATAACGTCAGCGGCGGGTTTGCTGCTGACCGGCAAACTGGATGCGGCGGGATTTATCAAAGCGCTCTCGTATTCACCTGAGGGAGAGGATCATGGGCTCTGA
- the thiI gene encoding tRNA uracil 4-sulfurtransferase ThiI: MKPIEPARLAGTSIEYADMLLLRFGEFTLKGKNRTRFEKTMLRHVREIVKPYSRARLLKEYGRIYVELNGEPAQELLEALVKVFGISSISPVKAVRPALEEIVEASLRFIEMLNPEPGTTFKVNARRVWKDFPYGSQEMNRLVSAPLLKAFQALSVDVRTPELELRVEVREQQAYIFCESIPAVGGFPLGTNGKAMLLLSGGIDSPVAAWSSMRRGLEVECVHFFSYPYTSREARQKVVDLARVLSRYAGKIRLHLVPFTEVQTSFAGIGQDNLMVTLMRRAMLRIATALAEREGALALITGESLGQVASQTLPSMNVIGRATELPLLRPLVMMDKAEIVDLAKQIGTYDLSILPYEDCCTLFLPKSPTTNPNLQIVEKIEATLPGYADRLAEAAAAVITVEVTPHGDERPADEADLIATVNEEWF, encoded by the coding sequence ATGAAACCGATAGAACCCGCGCGTTTGGCGGGAACAAGCATAGAATACGCCGACATGCTGCTGCTGCGTTTCGGAGAGTTTACGCTTAAGGGCAAGAACCGCACCCGTTTCGAGAAGACGATGCTGCGGCATGTAAGGGAAATCGTCAAGCCTTATTCCAGGGCGAGGCTGCTTAAAGAATATGGACGGATATATGTGGAGCTGAACGGAGAACCCGCGCAGGAGCTGCTGGAAGCGCTGGTCAAAGTATTCGGCATTTCATCCATAAGTCCGGTAAAAGCAGTTAGGCCGGCGCTTGAGGAAATCGTGGAGGCAAGTCTTCGATTTATTGAAATGCTCAATCCCGAACCTGGAACAACCTTCAAAGTGAATGCCCGGCGGGTATGGAAGGATTTCCCATATGGCTCGCAGGAGATGAACCGTCTCGTCTCCGCTCCGCTGCTTAAAGCCTTCCAGGCGCTTTCCGTCGACGTCAGAACGCCGGAGCTCGAGCTGAGGGTGGAGGTTCGTGAACAGCAAGCTTATATTTTCTGCGAGAGTATTCCCGCAGTGGGCGGCTTTCCGCTCGGCACCAACGGCAAGGCCATGCTGCTTCTGTCAGGCGGGATTGACAGTCCGGTGGCGGCATGGTCTTCCATGCGGCGGGGGCTGGAGGTGGAATGCGTTCATTTCTTCAGCTATCCGTATACAAGCCGGGAAGCCCGGCAGAAGGTTGTCGATTTGGCCAGGGTATTGTCGCGGTATGCGGGAAAAATTCGGCTGCATCTGGTCCCGTTTACGGAGGTGCAGACTTCGTTTGCCGGAATCGGTCAGGACAATCTAATGGTTACACTGATGCGAAGGGCGATGCTGAGGATCGCGACAGCGCTCGCGGAACGCGAGGGTGCGCTGGCGCTAATCACCGGTGAAAGTTTGGGCCAGGTGGCCAGCCAGACGCTGCCCAGCATGAATGTCATTGGGCGCGCGACCGAGCTGCCGCTGCTGCGGCCGCTCGTTATGATGGACAAAGCCGAAATTGTGGATCTTGCGAAGCAAATCGGCACCTATGATTTATCGATTCTTCCTTATGAGGACTGCTGCACACTGTTCCTGCCGAAGTCGCCGACAACCAATCCGAATCTGCAAATCGTTGAGAAGATCGAAGCGACGCTGCCCGGTTATGCGGATCGGCTTGCCGAGGCGGCTGCAGCGGTAATTACGGTGGAAGTCACTCCGCATGGAGATGAACGCCCTGCCGATGAGGCCGATTTGATCGCAACCGTCAACGAAGAATGGTTCTAA